The DNA sequence CATCAGCATCAGGTGGTCACGCTGCACATCAAATGTCGCCTCCATCCGTTTGGAGTTAGAGAAGGTCGGCGGGTCGATAAAAATCAGGTCAAACTGTTCGTGCGTCTCTTGCATCCACGCCAGACAGTCAGCCTGCATCAGCCGGTGCTGCCGCCCGGTCAAACCATTAAGGCGCAGGTTCTTTTCCGCCCACTCCAGATAGGTACGCGACATATCCACGGTGGTCGTCGAGCGAGCGCCGCCGAGCCCGGCGTGCACGCTGGCGGTGCCGGTGTAAGCAAACAGATTGAGGAAATCTTTGCCTTTGCTCATCTGTCCCAGCATCTGCCGGGCAATACGATGGTCGAGGAACAGCCCGGTGTCGAGGTAATCGGTCAGGTTCACCCACAGCTTGGCGTTAAACTCGCTGACTTGCAGAAACTCACCCTTCTCGGCCATTTTCTCATACTGGCTTTTGCCTTTCTGCCGCTCGCGGGTTTTCAGCACCAGATGGCTGGCCGGAATATCCAGCACGCTGAGGGTCGCATTAATAATATCAAACACGCGCTGGCGGGCTTTTTGCGCATCAATACTCTTTGGCGGCGCATACTCTTGCACCACCACCCGGCTGCCGTAACGGTCTATCGCCACGTTATACTCCGGCAGGTCGGCATCATACAGACGGTAACAGGCGATGCCCTGTTGCTGCGCCCATTTTTCCAGTTTGCGCAGATTCTTGCGCAGGCGGTTGGCAAAATCCTCGGCAAAGACCGCCGTTTGCGGCGCATCTGCCTGCGGCTCGCCTGATGCCAGGCGGTAGTTTTTCTGCACGCAATCCAGCGGGCCGTTTTTCGCCTTGAACTGGCGATCGGCACGCAGTTGCAGGCAACTGAGCAGTTCCGGCGAGGCGCTAAACAGCGATAACTGCCAGCCGCCAAACTCACTCTTCATCTTACGGCCCAGCAGGTTATGCAGTGCAATCAGCGCCGGTTCGCTCTCCAGCCGCTCGCCGTAAGGCGGGTTGCTGACAACGGTGCCTGCCGGCCCTTGCGGCAGCGGGTTTTTCAGTTGTGTGGCATCACGCGCGTCAAAACGGATAAGTTCGCTGACGCCGGCGCGACGCGCATTGGCGCTGGCAATCTCGATGATGCGCCGGTCAATATCCGAGCCGAAGAAACGCGATGTCGTGGCTTGCAACCCGGCACGGGCGCGCGCTTGCGCTTCGGTTGTGACACTTTTCCACAACGCGGCATCGTGTTTTTTCCAGGCCAGAAAGCCCCAATGCTGGCGATGCAGACCCGGCGCGCGATCGGCGGCCATCATCGCGGCCTCAATCAACAGCGTGCCGGAACCGCACATCGGGTCGCACATCGGCGTGCCCGGCAGCCAACCGGAGCGCTGCACAATAGCTGCCGCCAGCGTCTCTTTGAGCGGAGCCTGTCCCGCCTGCTCGCGGTAGCCGCGCAGATGCAGCCCTTCACCACTGAGATCCAGCGCAACGCTTGCCTGTTCACGCTGCAAAAACACATCCACGCGAATATCGGCTTGCTGGCGCGCCACGTCCGGGCGCTGGCCGGTTTTACGGCTAAAGCTGTCCACAATGGCATCTTTAACCTTGAGCGCACCGTACTGACTGTTACGAATAACCTCGTTCGTGCCGTTGAAATGCACCACAAAGGTGTGATTGACATCAAACATCTCGCTCCAGTCCACCGCCTGCACGCCCAGATACAAATCCAGATCGCTGTAGACTTTGAACGTATTGAGCGGCAACAGAATACGCGACGCCAGTCGGCTCCACATCAGGCTTTG is a window from the Dickeya lacustris genome containing:
- the rlmKL gene encoding bifunctional 23S rRNA (guanine(2069)-N(7))-methyltransferase RlmK/23S rRNA (guanine(2445)-N(2))-methyltransferase RlmL, translating into MNSLFASTARGLEELLKSELEALGAQHCTVVQGGVHFQGDNRLLYQSLMWSRLASRILLPLNTFKVYSDLDLYLGVQAVDWSEMFDVNHTFVVHFNGTNEVIRNSQYGALKVKDAIVDSFSRKTGQRPDVARQQADIRVDVFLQREQASVALDLSGEGLHLRGYREQAGQAPLKETLAAAIVQRSGWLPGTPMCDPMCGSGTLLIEAAMMAADRAPGLHRQHWGFLAWKKHDAALWKSVTTEAQARARAGLQATTSRFFGSDIDRRIIEIASANARRAGVSELIRFDARDATQLKNPLPQGPAGTVVSNPPYGERLESEPALIALHNLLGRKMKSEFGGWQLSLFSASPELLSCLQLRADRQFKAKNGPLDCVQKNYRLASGEPQADAPQTAVFAEDFANRLRKNLRKLEKWAQQQGIACYRLYDADLPEYNVAIDRYGSRVVVQEYAPPKSIDAQKARQRVFDIINATLSVLDIPASHLVLKTRERQKGKSQYEKMAEKGEFLQVSEFNAKLWVNLTDYLDTGLFLDHRIARQMLGQMSKGKDFLNLFAYTGTASVHAGLGGARSTTTVDMSRTYLEWAEKNLRLNGLTGRQHRLMQADCLAWMQETHEQFDLIFIDPPTFSNSKRMEATFDVQRDHLMLMTQLKRMLRPGGTILFSNNKRGFQMDIAGLTTLGLVAKDISAQTLSQDFARNRQIHNSWLLTHASEEK